A region of the Coriobacteriia bacterium genome:
ATCCTGTCGACGCTGCTGGGGACACTCACGGCGATGCTCGCGGGGCTCGCCGGCATCTCGCTGCTAGTGGGCGGGATCGGCATCATGAACATCATGCTGGTGAGCGTCTCCGAGAGGACGCGCGAGATTGGGATACGCAAGGCGGTGGGAGCGCGGACTTACGACATCCTGAGCCAGTTCGTGATCGAAGCGGTGCTGCTCTCGGCGCTGGGCGGGGTCATCGGGATCGTCGTGGGAGCGGGCGGGGCGCTGGCAATCCATAAGTGGGTGCCCGCGCAGGTGACGCCTTGGGCCGTGGTGCTGGCGTTCGTGTTTTCGGCGGCGGTAGGGGTGTTTTTTGGCGTGTATCCGGCGTACAGGGCTTCTCGGCTTGATCCGATCGAGGCGCTGCGCTACGAGTAGAGCGTGTGAGCCGCGATCAGGACTTGAAGTCCTCGGGATCGACGGCGTCGAGGAACTCGCGGAACGCTTCGAGCTCGGCCTCCTCATCGACGACCTCGCCTGACTCGTCGGGGACGGACACCTCGGAGAAGACATCGTCGGCAACGAAGATGGGTGCGCCTGCGCGGACAGCCAGCGCGATGGAGTCCGACGGGCGGGCATCGATGTACAGCGGGCCGGTGGCGGTCGAAAGTTCGATGGTCGCGAAGAAGGTTCCCTGGTCGAAGCGAACGATCTCGACGCGTTCGACGCCGGCGCCCAGCGTCTCGATCAGGCTCTTCATGAGGTCGTGGGTGAGCGGCCGAGGAAGCTCGATGCCTTCAAGGGCGAGCAGTATTGCGGTCGCCTCCGGGTGGCCGATCCAGATGGGGAGCACCCGATTCTCCCCGGGAGTCTCGTCCTCGAGAGGGCGCAATACTATCACCGGTTGGTTGGAGCCAGAGTCCAATGCGAGGCTCGCTATACGTAGCTGAATCATGGGAGTTCACTTTCACGCGGCGGCCAGTGCGGCGGGCATGTGATGTCGGTTGCTGACCATCATACGCCAACGGCATCACGATTCTTGACCGAGGCATTATCGCTGGTATATGGTATGCGGGCGTTTCACCCGAAAGGGCCCGTAGCTCAGTTGGTTAGAGCGCACGGCTGATAACCGTGAGGTCGATGGTTCGAATCCATCCGGGCCCACCATCACATCAAAGGAGACCTGCTCGCATCTGAGCGGGTTTTTGGTTTCTCATGGGAATTGACAAACGAAAGGCAGCTCGTTACAGAAGTCGTGAGAGCGACGCCATGACTCTCGCTCAGAGTTCGGCAGTGCGAGACATTCTCAGGAAGGCGAACAAGGATTACCTATATTGGGACAAATTCAAGCACATTCCTTTGCCAGGGGTCTTGACCCGGAAGCTGCTTGGTTCGTGCTCAAGCTAGCGAGGGCGTTGGACAGGCACGAAACGCCCGTAGCCGATGTGAATGGTCGCACGTTCTCATACTCGCTCACACCCGAGGTGCTGAGATGTCTTCATGTAATTGACCAGCGTGCTGGCGGTAGTATCACGCTGGAAAGCGGTGGAATCCCCGAAGAGAACCGGAAGCGTTTTCTCGTGAACTCGCTAATGGAAGAGGCAATCGCATCAAGCCAGATAGAGGGGGCAGCAACGACAACGCGGGTTGCCAAGGAAACGGCGCACCTCGAACTCCTC
Encoded here:
- a CDS encoding bifunctional nuclease family protein; protein product: MIQLRIASLALDSGSNQPVIVLRPLEDETPGENRVLPIWIGHPEATAILLALEGIELPRPLTHDLMKSLIETLGAGVERVEIVRFDQGTFFATIELSTATGPLYIDARPSDSIALAVRAGAPIFVADDVFSEVSVPDESGEVVDEEAELEAFREFLDAVDPEDFKS